One segment of Castanea sativa cultivar Marrone di Chiusa Pesio chromosome 3, ASM4071231v1 DNA contains the following:
- the LOC142627255 gene encoding vacuolar iron transporter 1-like codes for MAQNGHTADLEKQMLLLQDHEEKHFMSSEIVRDIILGVSDGLTVPFALAAGLSGADVSSSIILIAGIAEVAAGAISMGLGGYLAAKSEADHYARELKREQEEIIAVPDIEAAECAEILAQFGAEPHEYEPVVNALRRNPKAWVDFMMKFELGLEKPDPMRALQSAITIAFSYIVGGVVPLLPYMLIPIARKALIASVVVTLLALLIFGLAKGYFTGNQPFKSAFQTVLIGAIASAAAFSIAKLFQHI; via the exons ATGGCACAAAATGGTCACACTGCAGACCTTGAGAAACAAATGTTACTTCTCCAAGACCATGAGGAGAAGCATTTCATGTCTAGTGAGATTGTCCGTGACATAATTCTTGGTGTTTCGGATGGTCTCACTGTCCCTTTTGCACTTGCTGCTGGCTTGTCTGGTGCTGATGTTTCATCATCCATAATCCTCATTGCTGGAATAGCTGAAGTTGCTGCTGGGGCTATTTCCATGGGACTCGGCGG GTATCTTGCAGCAAAGAGTGAAGCTGATCACTACGCCAGGGAGCTAAAGAGAGAACAAGAAGAGATCATTGCTGTCCCTGATATAG AGGCCGCAGAGTGTGCAGAAATATTAGCACAGTTTGGGGCCGAGCCACATGAATATGAACCTGTTGTCAATGCTTTAAGAAGGAACCCTAAAGCTTGGGTTGATTTTATGATGAA GTTTGAGCTGGGATTAGAGAAACCAGATCCGATGAGAGCACTACAGAGTGCCATAACAATAGCTTTTTCATACATAGTGGGTGGAGTGGTGCCTTTGTTGCCATACATGCTCATCCCTATTGCTAGAAAGGCTCTCATTGCATCTGTTGTTGTAACTCTATTGGCGTTGCTAATTTTTGGTTTAGCCAAAGGTTACTTCACTGGGAATCAGCCTTTCAAGAGCGCTTTCCAAACTGTCCTCATTGGAGCCATTGCATCAGCTGCTGCCTTTTCAATTGCCAAGCTTTTCCAGCATATATGA